A window of Pedobacter lusitanus contains these coding sequences:
- a CDS encoding SusC/RagA family TonB-linked outer membrane protein has protein sequence MNNTIRWLRYTAILLWISLFISTANAQTSQKITFGATNITLKKAFNELEKLSGMTISYNNSQLDDQQKINLPKAERTVAETLRLLLHNQSLTIKQTDARNILLVNSIKGKLTGKITDQNTEPIPGVSVKILETAQTIQSNNDGNYSINLEPGTYTIITKYISFEDTRTEKVKITANHNTVLNLHLQESTNALNEVVVTALGIKREEKALGYSTKVLKTEQLTDAMSNNWTDALSGKVAGLNLIRSNGGPAGSNKIILRGESNLTGENDALIVVDGVVINHGSGRTTGSGSSAYLQSESPIDFGSGLNDINPDDIENVTVLKGPGAAALYGQRGANGAIIITTKSGKKRNGIGVTINSNTAVETISRWPDYQYEYGQGNDGASFYSFGATEDGPSTRSTSSAWGPKFNGQSFFQYDPITKTAGTVRTPWVPYKNARKEFFESGRTFTNSVTLDGGNDKTTFRLSLTNVDNKWIIPNTGYGRNTVALSATHKVNDKLQVATKVNYTNKFSDNLPSTGYNNQSIMYWNMFWLPSADTGWLKDYWAPGKENVLQSYPFSSYPDNPYLIAHEMLNKSNRNALTGNVQATYNFSKNLSLMVRSALDFSYDARSQQRPFDTEKFKKGMYRTQNIFSQEISNDFLIRYQKDIHKDIKISVSTGGSMLRNTYNKDELRADSLTYPGIYSLANSAGVLTPKPYRGKYGINSFYGVATASYKDYLFLDITGRNDWNSVLATAKSTDNVSFFYPSVNLSAIVSEMFKLPEFISYAKVRTSVAGVGSGQQTPYITSFTYDVADNYPGGLQNPTVLTNTNLKPLYTTSYEVGTDLRFFKNRLGVNIALYKSDTKDQILKTTVDRSSGVSYAYVNAGKVRNQGVEIELNGTPIAQKDGFKWTVFGTFTANRNKIIALTESLDNLILQSGPASRGAIVAKVGGSMGDLYGRGYKRSPDGQIVYNNGYPVIPDDQLYIGNTNPKWKASLGNQFHYKNFSASFLVDAQYGAVGYSLTAAVLAEQGKTTNTIPGRYNGIIGKGVVQQADGSYSPNTVIAQDMTTYYTTHYGRDNIEGSTYSTDFLKLREARFDYTFKPKTLRRIGLQRATIGVYGRDLMTITKWPGFDPEFGTLNDGTINQGFELGQFPSTRTFGINLTIGI, from the coding sequence ATGAATAATACTATTCGATGGCTTCGCTATACAGCAATTTTGTTGTGGATAAGCCTGTTTATCAGTACCGCAAATGCACAAACCAGCCAGAAGATTACCTTTGGCGCAACCAATATTACTTTAAAAAAGGCCTTTAACGAGCTCGAAAAGCTAAGTGGCATGACCATTAGCTATAATAACAGCCAGTTAGACGATCAGCAAAAGATCAACTTACCTAAAGCAGAAAGAACAGTAGCAGAAACACTCCGTCTGTTACTCCATAATCAGTCTCTGACCATCAAACAAACAGATGCCCGGAACATCCTGCTTGTCAACAGCATAAAAGGGAAACTGACCGGAAAAATAACCGATCAGAACACTGAACCCATCCCGGGTGTATCCGTTAAAATACTGGAAACTGCCCAGACTATCCAGTCTAACAATGACGGGAACTATAGCATAAACCTGGAACCGGGGACTTATACGATTATCACCAAATACATATCATTTGAGGATACCCGTACAGAAAAGGTGAAAATCACGGCTAACCATAATACAGTGTTAAACCTGCATTTGCAGGAGTCTACCAACGCGCTGAACGAAGTTGTAGTCACTGCATTAGGTATCAAAAGAGAAGAAAAAGCACTGGGCTATTCAACCAAAGTCTTAAAAACAGAACAGCTTACTGACGCTATGTCCAACAACTGGACTGATGCCTTATCCGGTAAAGTAGCCGGTTTAAATCTAATCAGATCAAACGGCGGCCCGGCAGGTTCAAACAAAATTATCCTGCGCGGAGAAAGTAATCTGACCGGAGAAAATGATGCACTGATCGTTGTTGATGGCGTTGTGATCAACCACGGCAGCGGCCGGACAACTGGAAGCGGAAGCTCCGCCTATTTACAAAGCGAATCCCCTATTGACTTTGGCAGCGGATTAAACGACATCAATCCTGATGACATAGAAAATGTAACAGTATTAAAAGGTCCGGGAGCCGCTGCATTATACGGACAGCGAGGTGCAAATGGTGCGATTATTATCACGACTAAATCAGGTAAAAAACGTAATGGCATCGGTGTAACGATCAACTCCAATACTGCTGTGGAAACCATTTCCCGCTGGCCGGATTATCAGTATGAATACGGACAAGGCAATGACGGAGCCAGTTTCTACTCCTTTGGCGCTACCGAAGATGGTCCGAGTACCAGAAGCACCAGTTCCGCCTGGGGGCCCAAATTTAACGGACAATCTTTTTTCCAGTATGACCCTATTACCAAAACTGCAGGAACAGTCAGAACACCATGGGTACCTTATAAAAATGCAAGAAAAGAGTTCTTTGAAAGTGGCCGCACCTTCACGAACAGCGTAACCCTGGATGGCGGAAATGACAAAACCACCTTCCGTCTTTCCTTAACCAATGTAGACAACAAGTGGATTATTCCCAATACAGGTTATGGCAGGAATACCGTCGCTTTATCTGCTACTCATAAGGTAAATGATAAGCTTCAGGTAGCTACCAAAGTAAACTATACCAACAAATTTAGTGATAACCTGCCCTCTACCGGCTACAACAATCAGTCTATCATGTACTGGAACATGTTCTGGCTGCCAAGTGCCGATACCGGATGGTTAAAAGACTACTGGGCGCCTGGAAAAGAAAATGTGCTGCAGAGTTATCCGTTTAGCAGCTATCCTGACAATCCTTACCTGATTGCCCATGAAATGCTCAACAAATCGAACCGTAATGCATTAACAGGAAACGTACAGGCCACTTATAACTTCTCTAAAAATTTAAGCTTAATGGTTCGCAGTGCGCTGGATTTCTCTTATGATGCCCGTTCTCAGCAGCGTCCGTTTGATACCGAGAAGTTCAAAAAAGGTATGTACAGAACACAAAATATCTTCTCGCAGGAAATCTCCAACGACTTCTTAATCCGTTATCAAAAAGACATTCACAAAGACATCAAAATCTCTGTTTCTACCGGAGGCAGCATGTTAAGAAATACTTACAACAAAGATGAGCTCCGTGCAGATTCACTCACCTATCCCGGCATTTACAGTCTGGCTAACAGCGCAGGGGTGTTAACTCCAAAACCTTACAGAGGCAAATACGGAATAAACAGTTTTTATGGCGTAGCGACAGCAAGCTACAAGGATTACTTATTTTTAGATATCACCGGCCGTAATGACTGGAACAGTGTGCTGGCAACAGCAAAATCTACAGATAACGTTTCATTTTTCTACCCTTCAGTAAACCTGAGTGCTATAGTATCCGAAATGTTTAAACTACCCGAATTTATTTCTTACGCCAAGGTAAGGACTTCGGTTGCAGGTGTGGGTAGCGGGCAGCAAACGCCATATATTACCTCATTTACCTATGATGTGGCAGACAATTATCCCGGCGGATTACAAAATCCGACTGTGCTGACCAATACCAACTTAAAACCGCTGTATACGACCAGTTACGAAGTAGGTACAGATCTCCGGTTCTTTAAAAATCGTCTTGGAGTCAATATCGCTCTGTATAAAAGTGATACCAAAGATCAGATCCTGAAAACAACAGTTGACCGTTCTTCAGGCGTAAGTTATGCTTATGTAAACGCCGGAAAAGTACGTAATCAAGGAGTAGAAATAGAATTGAATGGTACCCCGATAGCACAGAAAGACGGATTTAAATGGACAGTTTTCGGAACTTTCACCGCTAACAGAAACAAAATCATCGCTTTAACAGAAAGTCTGGATAACCTGATTTTACAATCCGGGCCGGCAAGCCGTGGTGCAATTGTAGCTAAAGTTGGCGGCAGCATGGGCGATCTGTATGGCCGTGGTTATAAAAGATCACCGGACGGACAGATTGTTTACAACAATGGCTATCCGGTAATCCCTGATGATCAGCTTTATATTGGTAATACCAATCCTAAATGGAAAGCAAGTTTAGGCAACCAGTTTCATTACAAAAATTTCTCTGCAAGTTTCCTTGTTGATGCACAATATGGTGCAGTAGGTTATTCATTAACAGCAGCAGTCTTAGCTGAGCAGGGAAAAACGACAAACACAATCCCGGGCCGGTATAATGGAATTATTGGCAAAGGTGTAGTTCAGCAGGCAGATGGAAGTTATAGTCCCAATACAGTTATCGCACAAGATATGACCACTTACTATACTACCCATTATGGCAGAGATAATATTGAAGGCAGCACCTACTCTACCGATTTCCTGAAACTGCGCGAAGCCAGATTTGACTACACTTTTAAACCTAAAACATTAAGAAGAATTGGTTTACAGCGGGCTACAATTGGTGTTTATGGCCGTGATCTGATGACGATTACCAAATGGCCGGGCTTTGACCCTGAATTTGGAACACTAAACGATGGCACTATTAACCAGGGTTTTGAACTGGGCCAGTTCCCTTCTACCCGGACTTTTGGAATCAATTTAACTATAGGCATTTAA
- a CDS encoding RNA polymerase sigma factor, with translation MKTPDYNVFSDEELLALLHQDDTLSLQTIFNRYYTPLTHFSTIFTKEITVSEVLIADLFIKLWDNRKQLEIRLLKPYLFQSAKNLSLNHLKKRKTHLEPLENHETLLSEHLTPFEILTNRESQQRILSLINLLPERQREVLLMSRIEQIDKSNIAPLLGITVRTVETTLYQAIKSLRNLLSTSGKKI, from the coding sequence ATGAAAACACCTGACTACAACGTTTTTTCCGACGAAGAACTCCTTGCCCTGCTCCATCAGGACGATACCTTATCCTTACAAACAATCTTCAATCGCTACTATACCCCACTCACTCACTTCTCCACCATTTTTACCAAAGAGATTACTGTCAGTGAAGTCCTGATCGCAGACCTGTTCATTAAACTCTGGGACAACCGCAAACAACTGGAAATCCGCCTGCTCAAACCCTACCTATTCCAGTCTGCTAAAAACCTGTCCTTGAACCATCTTAAAAAACGTAAGACCCACCTCGAGCCTCTCGAAAACCACGAAACACTCCTGTCAGAGCACCTTACTCCTTTCGAAATTCTGACCAACAGAGAGTCTCAGCAACGTATCCTCTCCCTGATCAACCTGCTACCAGAAAGACAGCGTGAAGTTCTTTTGATGAGCCGTATAGAACAAATCGATAAATCCAATATAGCCCCTCTGCTTGGCATTACTGTCCGTACCGTAGAAACTACCCTCTACCAGGCCATAAAGTCCCTGAGAAACCTCCTGTCCACCTCAGGAAAGAAAATATAG
- a CDS encoding FecR family protein, translating to MEELYYQLITEYYHQTITERDLTILQEWVASNPAHETEFREVILILDAAKLYYKDPKNQENNWAKIAAHIRQNKQPVKRRFPFARLAMAASLILILGIGINHYKNHKVNPQNQLAEIINPYGQQSSFILPDSSIVYLNAGSRLQYPKHFTPAKRLVHLEGEAFFEVKHKTKQPFVIQTGKVSTTVLGTSFNIKAFPKENHIAVTVKTGKVGVVFKEKNRAAVTNFLLPDQQLQIDTKTGKTNKNEISADAICDWRNYRMAFYNATLKEITSTLERTYKLDIEIEDPKLAATKITTAFNQTPLDQMLKTLATLTGSRYTKSDNTIIFHN from the coding sequence ATGGAAGAACTATACTATCAGTTGATTACTGAATACTATCATCAAACAATTACAGAAAGAGATCTGACTATCCTGCAGGAATGGGTTGCCAGCAACCCTGCGCACGAAACAGAATTCAGAGAAGTCATCCTGATCCTGGATGCTGCGAAACTCTATTATAAAGACCCTAAAAACCAGGAAAACAACTGGGCCAAAATTGCCGCCCATATCAGGCAGAACAAACAACCTGTTAAACGCAGATTCCCATTTGCCAGACTCGCCATGGCTGCTTCATTAATCCTGATACTTGGTATTGGCATAAATCATTATAAAAACCACAAAGTCAACCCGCAAAATCAACTTGCTGAAATTATCAATCCATATGGACAGCAAAGTAGTTTTATCCTGCCTGACAGCTCTATCGTTTACCTCAATGCAGGCAGCAGACTTCAGTACCCAAAACATTTTACCCCTGCTAAAAGACTGGTACACCTGGAAGGAGAAGCCTTTTTTGAGGTTAAACACAAAACCAAACAACCCTTCGTTATCCAGACAGGAAAAGTGAGCACCACAGTTCTCGGAACATCCTTCAACATCAAAGCATTCCCTAAAGAAAATCATATCGCTGTAACCGTAAAAACAGGTAAAGTAGGCGTCGTCTTCAAAGAAAAAAATCGTGCTGCAGTAACCAATTTCCTTTTGCCCGATCAGCAACTCCAGATAGATACCAAAACAGGAAAAACAAATAAAAATGAGATCAGTGCAGACGCAATTTGTGACTGGAGAAACTACAGAATGGCCTTTTACAATGCTACGCTTAAAGAAATCACCTCCACTTTAGAAAGAACCTACAAACTAGATATCGAAATTGAGGACCCTAAACTGGCAGCAACTAAAATAACTACAGCGTTTAATCAGACACCCCTGGATCAGATGCTCAAAACACTGGCCACCCTGACCGGATCACGTTATACCAAATCAGACAACACCATTATATTTCATAACTAA
- a CDS encoding very short patch repair endonuclease gives MADVHSKEIRSHNMSKIKSKDTKPELLVRKFLFKNGFRYRLHLKVLPGKPDIVLPKYRTVIFINGCFWHGHEGCKYYVIPKTRTEWWSDKINSNVKKDIKSVLQLKELGWRVIIIWECELKRSKVEHLLNSLVTELKR, from the coding sequence ATGGCAGATGTTCATTCTAAAGAGATACGCTCACATAATATGAGTAAGATCAAAAGTAAGGATACGAAACCTGAATTATTAGTACGTAAGTTTTTATTTAAAAATGGGTTCAGGTATCGTCTCCACTTAAAAGTACTTCCGGGAAAGCCAGATATAGTACTACCAAAATACAGGACTGTCATATTTATCAACGGATGTTTTTGGCATGGTCATGAAGGATGTAAATATTATGTAATACCTAAAACAAGAACAGAATGGTGGTCAGATAAGATCAATTCTAATGTTAAAAAAGATATTAAGTCTGTTTTGCAATTAAAAGAACTGGGGTGGAGGGTTATTATAATTTGGGAATGTGAATTAAAAAGGAGTAAAGTTGAACATTTACTTAATTCGTTAGTAACAGAATTAAAAAGGTAA
- a CDS encoding calcineurin-like phosphoesterase C-terminal domain-containing protein: protein MLNRRHFLRNLGLSGTLVVAPAALIEAATPPPAIKPTDLTTVILKGNISAGGNPVPGVAVTDGINITLTDKRGNYELLSNHTADYVYISSPAGYQFNQKRGITSFYKAIPKDQTSFKADFQLEKLNVSDKKHNFLVWADPQIISKKDAALLKSQTVPDVQQLVSTYPKGTLFHGIGCGDLVWDHFELIADYKDAVAETGIPFFNLPGNHDMDLDARSDELSTRTFKDEFGPAYYSYNRGDIHYISLDNVFFLGVAKKYIGYLTETQLQWIEQDLKTVKPGSTVVLSVHIPTNTGSARRNKLKEEELGGVLSNRERLYKLLEGYQVHILSGHTHMNEKWEDRNMIEHVHGTVCGAWWTGPVCSDGCPNGYGVYEVDGSEIKWFYKSTGKDKNHQLRIYPKGSFLPAEQNTAPANPQEIGVNVWNWDPQWKVEYFEDGVNKGTMKQRTAMDPIASKLYGGPLVPKKHKWVEPTLTDHLFFAIPAAGTRQFRVVVTDRFGSSYTEEIML from the coding sequence ATGTTAAACAGAAGACATTTTTTAAGAAACTTAGGGCTCTCAGGTACACTGGTTGTAGCACCCGCTGCTTTAATTGAGGCAGCTACCCCACCGCCTGCCATCAAGCCTACCGACCTGACTACCGTCATTTTAAAAGGAAATATCAGTGCCGGCGGCAACCCGGTTCCGGGAGTTGCGGTAACTGATGGAATCAATATCACACTGACAGATAAACGTGGTAATTACGAGTTACTCAGTAATCATACGGCAGACTATGTTTACATCAGTTCACCGGCCGGTTATCAGTTCAATCAAAAAAGAGGGATTACCTCTTTTTATAAGGCTATTCCAAAAGATCAGACCAGTTTTAAAGCTGATTTTCAATTAGAAAAACTAAACGTATCTGATAAAAAACATAACTTTTTAGTCTGGGCAGATCCTCAGATTATTTCTAAAAAGGATGCAGCATTGTTAAAAAGTCAGACTGTTCCGGATGTACAGCAATTAGTTAGTACTTATCCAAAAGGGACGCTGTTCCACGGCATTGGTTGCGGCGATCTGGTTTGGGATCATTTTGAACTGATTGCTGATTATAAGGATGCAGTAGCAGAAACAGGCATTCCGTTTTTCAATTTACCAGGCAACCATGATATGGATCTGGATGCAAGATCTGATGAATTATCAACCCGTACTTTTAAAGACGAATTTGGCCCTGCTTATTATTCTTATAACAGAGGTGATATTCACTATATATCATTAGATAATGTGTTCTTTTTAGGTGTTGCTAAAAAGTATATTGGCTATCTGACAGAAACACAATTACAATGGATAGAGCAGGATTTAAAGACTGTTAAACCAGGAAGCACAGTTGTTCTTTCTGTACATATCCCTACCAATACCGGCTCAGCAAGAAGAAATAAACTCAAAGAAGAAGAGTTGGGCGGCGTATTATCAAACAGGGAGCGTTTATATAAATTACTGGAAGGTTATCAGGTGCATATCCTGTCTGGTCATACCCATATGAATGAAAAATGGGAAGACCGCAACATGATCGAACATGTACACGGAACAGTATGCGGTGCCTGGTGGACAGGCCCCGTCTGCAGCGATGGCTGTCCTAACGGATATGGTGTTTACGAAGTGGATGGCAGTGAAATCAAATGGTTTTACAAGTCTACCGGAAAAGATAAAAATCATCAGTTGAGGATTTATCCTAAAGGTTCTTTCCTCCCAGCTGAACAAAACACTGCCCCTGCTAACCCGCAGGAAATTGGTGTCAATGTCTGGAACTGGGATCCTCAATGGAAAGTAGAATACTTTGAAGACGGCGTAAACAAAGGAACAATGAAACAGAGAACAGCTATGGATCCGATTGCCTCTAAACTATACGGCGGCCCGCTGGTGCCTAAAAAACATAAATGGGTTGAACCAACCTTAACAGATCATTTGTTTTTTGCGATACCTGCTGCCGGTACCCGTCAGTTCAGGGTAGTTGTGACAGACCGTTTTGGCTCCAGCTACACTGAAGAGATTATGCTTTAA
- a CDS encoding DUF5689 domain-containing protein, protein MNKYIFQLLSCWILLTGLAGCKKHDSALGDPSPIIALEDLRAVYQGSDVSLNTSNLAGAHQIIGVVVSDGSSGNMPAGTVAMQNNRRNKTRGILLAVENAAALQTGDSIVVDINGTTLKKVNGSLQVTGLNAASVTKVSSGNSRKPITVTTALFKAKPDDYEGTLVRIFSGSIIPVPVAGELYAGDKSLSDNGGAMILHTEKSAAFAGKGLPASATFTGIPLMYQPEGKGDAVPSLWPRNIQDMLDASGPIYNGFPETFEFPDQSLKASYAAAVAALKTGSWLLDQAILANTSGRDRFNPAGFQCIRMQQNLTVPGYVQMNFNVPNGASKVSLLYGSYYNDASSSFVLEYSKDDGLSWVQTGKVINDASAVAKTATFLMDITGPVRFRVKKLGLGTTNNTSINNGRLSIEDFAIYAN, encoded by the coding sequence ATGAACAAATATATATTTCAATTGCTAAGTTGCTGGATCTTATTAACCGGGCTGGCCGGATGTAAAAAGCACGATTCAGCTTTAGGTGATCCTAGTCCTATTATCGCTCTGGAAGATCTGCGTGCCGTTTATCAGGGCAGCGATGTTAGCTTAAACACCAGTAATCTGGCTGGCGCACATCAGATTATAGGTGTCGTAGTATCAGATGGTTCATCTGGTAACATGCCTGCAGGAACTGTAGCTATGCAGAATAACCGGAGGAATAAAACAAGAGGAATTTTACTGGCGGTAGAAAATGCAGCTGCACTGCAAACCGGTGATTCCATTGTTGTGGATATTAATGGAACAACCTTAAAAAAAGTGAATGGAAGTCTGCAGGTGACAGGATTAAATGCAGCCTCGGTAACCAAAGTTTCCAGCGGAAACAGCAGAAAACCAATTACTGTTACTACTGCATTATTCAAAGCCAAACCAGATGATTATGAAGGAACACTGGTAAGAATATTTTCCGGGAGTATCATTCCTGTTCCTGTTGCCGGAGAGTTATATGCAGGAGATAAAAGTCTGTCTGATAATGGCGGCGCAATGATTTTACACACAGAAAAAAGCGCTGCTTTTGCGGGTAAAGGTCTGCCTGCCAGCGCAACTTTTACCGGTATTCCGCTGATGTATCAGCCGGAAGGAAAAGGTGATGCCGTACCAAGCTTATGGCCCCGGAATATACAGGATATGCTGGATGCCAGCGGGCCAATTTACAACGGTTTCCCTGAAACTTTTGAGTTTCCGGATCAGAGCTTAAAAGCTTCTTATGCAGCTGCTGTTGCCGCGTTAAAAACAGGCAGCTGGTTACTGGATCAGGCTATTCTGGCCAATACTTCTGGCCGTGACCGTTTTAATCCTGCTGGTTTCCAGTGTATCAGAATGCAGCAGAACCTTACTGTTCCGGGTTATGTGCAAATGAACTTTAATGTACCTAATGGGGCATCAAAAGTATCCCTGCTTTATGGCTCGTATTACAATGATGCCAGCAGTTCATTTGTACTGGAATATTCGAAGGATGACGGGCTGAGCTGGGTACAAACCGGGAAAGTAATTAACGATGCATCGGCCGTTGCCAAAACAGCCACATTCTTAATGGATATTACCGGGCCGGTAAGGTTCAGAGTAAAAAAACTGGGCTTAGGAACCACAAATAATACTTCAATCAACAACGGAAGACTGAGCATTGAAGATTTTGCCATTTATGCCAATTAA
- the dcm gene encoding DNA (cytosine-5-)-methyltransferase: MEEKIVIKSKSKKVVKPIYPDDQDLALLTHYHSTNEPIYGEAVSVAEKFINSVNEPGIENLYNAVQTKMFDNTIVPFPGPEKGKELFTFIDLFAGIGGFRMALQNLGGQCVFTSEWDKYSRQTYFANYGEYPFGDITKDNVKQYIPQKFDIICGGFPCQPFSIAGVSKKISLGRLHGFADEKQGNLFFHIADIIEKHRPKAFFLENVKNLVSHDKKQTFKVIKETLEALNYSFDHKVIDGKHFVPQHRERTLMVGFDKNIYGDDVKFDFNKVEIPEEPQMLKTILQSEVDPKYTLSDKLWNYLQDYAKKHKEKGNGFGFGLANPDGISRTISARYYKDGAEILIAQPGKNPRRLVPSEAAALQGYPIYPINTMDKTKSLKITVSDNQAYRQFGNSVVMPLIQAIGKQLTKQL, translated from the coding sequence ATGGAAGAGAAAATAGTTATTAAGAGTAAGAGTAAAAAAGTAGTAAAACCTATATATCCGGATGATCAGGATTTAGCCTTGTTGACCCACTATCATTCTACAAATGAGCCTATTTACGGTGAAGCTGTCTCCGTTGCAGAAAAATTTATTAATTCTGTGAATGAACCTGGAATAGAAAACCTATATAATGCTGTGCAAACAAAAATGTTTGATAATACTATTGTTCCGTTCCCAGGCCCGGAAAAAGGAAAAGAATTATTCACATTTATAGATCTATTTGCGGGAATAGGTGGTTTCAGGATGGCACTACAAAACCTCGGAGGACAGTGTGTGTTTACGTCTGAATGGGATAAGTATTCGAGGCAGACATATTTCGCAAACTATGGTGAGTATCCATTTGGTGATATCACTAAAGATAATGTAAAGCAATATATACCACAAAAATTTGATATTATATGCGGAGGGTTTCCATGTCAGCCCTTTTCGATTGCAGGGGTTTCGAAGAAAATTAGTCTTGGAAGATTACATGGGTTCGCAGACGAAAAGCAAGGAAACTTGTTTTTTCACATAGCAGATATTATAGAAAAACACAGACCTAAGGCTTTCTTTTTGGAAAATGTTAAGAATCTTGTCTCACATGACAAAAAACAAACCTTTAAAGTAATCAAAGAGACATTAGAAGCATTGAATTACTCTTTTGATCATAAAGTTATTGACGGGAAACACTTTGTTCCTCAACATAGAGAAAGAACTCTGATGGTTGGTTTTGATAAAAATATTTATGGTGATGATGTGAAATTTGACTTTAATAAAGTAGAGATTCCTGAAGAACCTCAAATGTTGAAAACCATTCTGCAATCTGAAGTAGATCCAAAGTATACTTTAAGTGATAAATTATGGAACTATCTCCAGGATTACGCAAAGAAGCACAAAGAAAAAGGTAATGGATTTGGATTTGGACTTGCCAACCCAGATGGAATCAGCCGTACTATAAGTGCCAGATACTATAAAGACGGAGCGGAGATTTTAATTGCTCAACCCGGTAAAAATCCCAGAAGATTAGTCCCAAGTGAAGCCGCAGCACTACAAGGCTATCCCATATATCCAATAAATACAATGGACAAAACTAAAAGTTTAAAGATTACAGTCTCAGATAATCAGGCTTATAGACAATTTGGCAATTCTGTGGTGATGCCTTTGATTCAGGCAATAGGAAAGCAGCTTACTAAGCAATTATAA
- a CDS encoding SusD/RagB family nutrient-binding outer membrane lipoprotein: MKFKNYTICLILCLAISSCKKGFQELNVNPNTSAKALPQALLAPAISSIVKANMSRSQRLTNELMQVTVDMGDTDGKIFRYDIRKSEADYLWNSWYLELSNFNDIYAGGEQLGSNSFKGIALICQAYVFSLLTDTYGDIPYFNATKAKDGIFMPEFDRQEVIYQDLFKKLETANELLKTGTNIPSSSDPLYGGNVANWRKFGNTLYLRLLMRISAKSPGQAAAKIKDIVELNSANYPIINSNAESAALRWSGTAPYVSPFATWRPADWYTPKLADFFVNNLKEWGDPRIARWATIYNGKYEGIPSGYPVGQAPEGKSTLPVALQSEPLLGNILNYAELQFLLAEAAAKGWITAGTAKSYYENGVTNGITYWGYTVPENYLAGADVKWGDNLALENQLELIHVQKYYSLFMTGMEQWFEYRRTGHPYLPKGPGLLNNGQMPSRLNYPVYVQSTNGANYSAAVAIQGADDIYTKVWWQKP, from the coding sequence ATGAAATTCAAAAATTATACAATCTGTTTGATTTTATGCTTAGCGATAAGCTCTTGTAAAAAAGGGTTTCAGGAGCTGAACGTAAACCCGAATACCAGCGCAAAGGCTTTACCACAAGCCCTGCTGGCTCCCGCTATTTCAAGTATTGTCAAAGCAAATATGAGCCGCAGTCAGCGACTCACTAACGAACTGATGCAGGTAACTGTAGATATGGGCGACACTGATGGTAAAATCTTCCGTTACGATATCCGTAAATCTGAAGCAGATTATCTGTGGAACAGCTGGTATCTGGAATTATCAAATTTCAATGATATCTATGCCGGAGGTGAACAACTGGGCAGCAATAGTTTTAAAGGAATCGCACTGATCTGTCAGGCCTATGTATTTTCCTTACTAACCGATACATATGGTGATATCCCTTATTTCAATGCGACAAAGGCTAAAGATGGTATTTTCATGCCTGAGTTTGATCGTCAGGAAGTCATCTACCAGGACTTGTTCAAAAAACTGGAAACAGCTAATGAATTATTAAAAACGGGAACAAATATTCCTTCATCCAGTGACCCCTTATATGGCGGAAATGTGGCTAACTGGCGCAAGTTTGGCAATACACTCTATTTAAGATTATTAATGCGTATTTCGGCAAAATCTCCTGGCCAGGCTGCTGCGAAGATTAAAGATATCGTAGAGTTGAACAGTGCAAATTACCCGATTATAAACAGCAATGCAGAATCTGCCGCTTTAAGATGGTCCGGAACGGCACCATACGTTTCTCCTTTTGCCACCTGGCGACCTGCCGACTGGTACACACCCAAACTGGCCGATTTCTTTGTGAATAACCTAAAGGAATGGGGCGACCCCAGGATAGCCAGATGGGCTACCATTTATAATGGAAAGTATGAAGGTATTCCGAGTGGCTACCCTGTCGGGCAGGCTCCGGAAGGCAAATCTACCTTACCTGTTGCTCTGCAATCAGAACCTTTACTGGGTAATATTTTAAACTATGCAGAGTTACAGTTTCTTTTGGCCGAAGCCGCAGCCAAAGGCTGGATTACTGCAGGGACAGCCAAAAGTTATTATGAAAACGGAGTGACCAACGGGATTACCTACTGGGGTTATACCGTTCCCGAAAACTACTTAGCAGGAGCAGATGTAAAATGGGGAGATAACCTGGCTTTGGAAAATCAGCTGGAACTGATCCACGTGCAGAAATACTACAGTTTGTTTATGACCGGTATGGAGCAGTGGTTTGAATATCGCAGAACTGGCCATCCGTATTTACCTAAAGGACCGGGTCTGCTGAACAACGGACAAATGCCTTCCCGTTTAAATTACCCTGTTTACGTACAATCTACCAATGGTGCAAATTATAGTGCCGCTGTGGCTATCCAGGGCGCAGACGATATCTACACTAAAGTATGGTGGCAAAAACCTTAA